The DNA window TAGGTCAAGCCAAAATGTAAGAGGAAGTACACACCTGAAATGATGTGATCTgcttttaatcatttttaaatcatgttttatgTTACACAGACAGCAAGACGTGCAGTTCCTAGAGGTACAATGGGTCATATAAGTTCAGGTTGAATTTCCACTGTAAAGTCAAATATCAAGTGAAAGttgatatttaaattttttttaaattcaataccTCTGATTATATTTCTCTATTCTGCTCAaaacttttactttgtttttattagagaGTTTATTTTCTTACGctattggctccagctcctctgtgaccctcaaagtatTTTTTGTTGACACTGCTGAGCTACAGCAAATGGATGGAAGTCATTTCTTACATTGTGAAACTGACGTTAGCAGATATAgagatattcatatttttaaaatgccCTAATAAGATCATCTCAAGAAAAAACGATGAATGTCAATAGTGGAATACATGTTTTTACGCAAAAGTAATATTtctgttctttatttatttgatcatcTTGTATTTTCTTACTCATGCCAAAAGTTTGGAATCCCTGAGATCACCTGACGTCTGCACTCTAAAAGTCAGAATTTCCCCAAGCATCAGACGGAAGTGGAAAATTTGTATTATCATTTAGACAGAACAAATATTTGAGATGCCTTCCACGTTGCATAAGAACACATGAGAGTAACCTCACTGTACTGAGTGTTAGAGGTGAGTCagcctgtctcctctcctgaggAAATCCTTTGTTTAACATGAAGTGTTTTCAGtctcatgaaacacacacacacacacacacacacacacacacacacacacacacacacacacacacacacacacacacacacacacacacacacacacacacacacacacacacacacacacacacacacacacacacacacacacacacacctcgacTCTTCATGGGTACAGGGTGGAACTGGTTGTACTGGACCTTGTTCTCTAGAGGGACATTAACCAGAACCACAGGAAACTGACAGGACAGAAACTAACAGCTCCGGCCATTTGTCAGCGCTGAATAACAGTCTGACACACAAATGGGTCGAGTCAACTCcccaaatatttattttacacatttaaaagtacaaatgtattatatttattatgaaaAATCATTAATATTGTAATTGACAATAAGTGGAGCGATAACCAACACATAGCCGATGCTAACATTCTGATGTTTATCATGTTAGCTATCTTAGCTTAGCGTTAGTTTAGTTTGGCTGAAGATCACTGAAGTCAATCAAATTGATCCTTAAGGAGCGATTTGTGCCCGTATTTCCTTTGGCAAATCATTTAATAGCTGTTCAGATATTTTAGCTGGACCTGAGGTGGTGTTACAGCTCATGTGTCAATGATCAGTGTTCAGGAAGCCACATGGCCATTAAGGCTAAAACATGTGAAATTTGTAAAAGATAGGAATTAAATAATACAGTATTTTTGGTAACAATgcacaaaagggaaaaaagtaTTGTGTTGTGGTAAACAGAACAATCTGCAGGATATACACACAAACGTCAGCTTTGAAAGGAACCGGGCCCCAAAATTTACGGCCTCTAATTTGTACGACAGCACGAAACCCTTTTAGCCCGAACTTCCCCTGTGTCGTGATCAATCAGAGGCAGCATGAAAGAGGACGGAACGGCTGACAGGGCAGAGCGGAAAGAGGAAAGGTCAGGTAACAGAGACGCAGGCGAAGGAGACAAAACGCCACGGAGATGGGCAGCCGGGCTGGTGTACAGTAGGGCCAATGTCGTCAGAGACTGGGAGGCAAGAAACCAACTGGGGAAGAAGGGTGAGGAGGTCAACAGGGAAccataaatatttgattaagGCCAGATTGACAGGAGAACAAAAGGGCACACAGAGCATTGCCTCCTAAAGCAAACCTTTCCCACAGAGGGGACCTgggtctgtccgtctgtccctgCACTGTAGGTCTGTTACGTTTCACTCTATGGAGGGAAAAAACTCAACTTTCTGACAGAAATGTGTCTGGTAGCCAGGAACACATGACCAATggatgtgtaagtgtgtaacTCTAGCACTTTTACCATAACTATTGATTtgttacaaaaacacacaaaaccatttAAACATCCAGGATCCACTGGGATATTTATTATGTATGAAGATTCACCAATTAAATggttaaatatttcatattataCAACAAATGGCAAATTCAATTtctcatcaaacacacacactcagctgaaACGATATCTGCTCCCCAAACAAATCCATCATTGTCCTGCAGAGCAGGTAAACATCCAATCATCGAGGGAGTGACCTTCAGAAGTCTGCAGCTGGCTTCACTTTAAATCTTCTTGGCTGCTGTGTTGTGACCCTGGAGCCTAATACATGTGTTCACATATCAAAGGGCCtgaaaatctatttttaaattACGACTCAAGACGAGCCAAACACTGGCCCGGCACACAGGGCCTCTGAGGCACCTGTCATCACGCTGGAACTATTTCAGTCCAttaaaaaaaggcagagagaaaacaaacatgtttgtgtctggGGAGAAGAGGCATTTTCTGCAGCCAACAACACAAGTTTTATTCTCTTCAGTCTGGCACGAAGCCGAGGTCTTGCCCCTTTGTCTCGTTGTCTTTACTGGTCCAACTGGGACGGCACGAGAGCCCAGCTTTCCTCTCCGAGCAGGCGATTATCACCACATCTCATCGGACTATTTTCCGATGCAGAAATCTTTGAAGATGATGTCCAGGATCTCCTCGGCCCCGACTCGGCCAGTGATCCGTCCCAGGCTGGTGAGAGCCAACCGGACGCCTTCGGCTGCCAGAGCGAGGTCGGCGTCCCGGTACATTCTGTACTGAGCCAGAGCCGCCACGCACTGCTGCAGGTGGGCCCTGTGGCGAGCCTGGGTCAGGGTGGGGCCACCAGACAGGGGGTCGCCACACCTAGAGAGGAAGTCAGAGAACAAAATGAAACAGATGAGCAATAAAACCCATTATTTTGtttggaaatgttgaaaatcaGACTCACACACCTCTATACATAAATCAGATCAGGATCAATTTACATCAGAAtcattctgtctctttaatgtggttttaatttaaatgtagcATAGAGCAGGAATTGAGCATTTCTGAATTTTGCGTTTGATATCAATCATTTAAAACTTACAAACACTGCAAAAATATGTGAGGGAGACACAGATATTGTGATTTGGATATAAATGTACGAACTTTCAGTCACTTATCAAGtcctgtttttcatttcaatgtGACATAAATGTATCACAGGAGAAATGAGAAGTCTCTTTGATGAAACTTGTCCTGACACAAGACAACCTGATGAATAATGGCTCCTCACAGAGTTTTGACGGAGCTGTGCAGCAGCGTGAGGAAGTCCTGCAGTCCTTCATCAGTGTGACACGagatgagacagacaggaggaagtCCAGGGACCCGTCTCAGCTCCATGTCCAGCTTCTGTCTCTCACCTTCAGGCAGCAGGTCGGTCTTATTCACCACCAGGAGACACCTGTCTGCAGGAAACGCTACCACAACACAGGAAAATGATCACGATTAAAAAAATTTAAGTCAAATTGGAAATTAGATTTTCTGCAGCgtttgtttcagttgttgtCAACACCATCGACTCATTATTTCTCCCTCAGGCACATTTCTGTTTGATTATTAAAAGTGACTCCCTGACCTGGATTAATCCACCATCTTTTAATGATGCTACTTGGCACTGAgaccaattattttatttagttttcttgtGAATAGCCTTTAAGTCTCCCTGAGAGTTCTCCTCAAACGAAGATGCCTCAGCATGATACCTGTGTCCGTCGGCTCCTGGGCGGGCAGCACACTCCTCAGGTGTTCCTGTAGGAAAGCTGCAGCCTGCTGAGCGTCAGCGGGAACGTGAGCACAGTCCACAACCACCAGAGTCAGATCTGCCTGCTCCACCCTGGAAACAAGGAGGTGATCACAGAACACGTTCACCTCCTCACACGGAATATCCATCACGTCTGCTGTGAGGCCAGGAGGTCTGGGTGCTCAGAGGAGAACTGAAATCATACTGACATGAGATAACCAGAGATATATATCTTGAGTTTTTAATATCGTATGATTCACCTTCTGTCCTTTGAAAGGTAATTCAAAGTTTTCTAAAGGAattaaatcaaagaaaatgaaacacatCCATCTTATCAGCCATCGTATGAACATTCCTCATAGTTTTCAGTAAAAGAGCCAATAATTAATTTTTGGAACATGGGAAATATGAGAGTAGCTATCACTGCATTAAGGTTTTATATATGTTCACCAGTGAGACATCTAAGAGCAGAGGTTTGGTGTCTGTCGTCTTATTTCAGAAAAGGAATGTGACAGACGCAGGATTTGTGTGAATTTGTGGAATCTCTCTGTCAACAAACATCACACAGCACACCACAGTAAATAACGGCACCTCTACTGTTTCCTCTGTCATTTTACTCTGGAATGGGCGATCAATATTATACCGAGTGATGTATTGATACATTAATGGATTaagtgctatatatatatatatcttggaAATGGAAATTAGGCCTTGGTATGAATGTTGTACTGTTGCTGATGATGAAGACTTCATAAAgtttagttaaaaaataaatatactgcGCAATTTGTAACACAAACCGTATGAGTGATGGTTTGGATATTTCTCAATTAATATTTTTATGAAATACTCTGCAGCTGTGTCTCACTGTGacccatcagcagcagcagcagcagcggatgCTTGTACTTACCATGTCCTTCCTGTAGTGACCCAGGTCACCAGCCTCTGACCTGCTCCCTGCACACAACAGTTCCCCACAGAACATAAACTGCCCACCCTTCCTACACTTAACTTAAATAAACAGCCAAAGAATTACAAAATATTTGCACTGAAACTGGTATTTTTGTAATCTGATATTGATCTTCAATAAATTTCATTGGTGGTATTATCAGTGAAGTCATTTGACAAGTCATTGCTGTGTGATGCGTTTCCACTTGCCAGAACTGTGGAAAATATTTACCTTTGCCCCACTCCTTTGTTTTTGGTATTTATTTGCTATTTATGCCATTATGGTTTATATGAAgtgtgatatttatgagtgtgagtaggactgttgggccttggcggaggtatgacGTTTACTTAGGGCCATTGTAGttgatatttgtatattttgattattattatattttattctgaaTAATTACTGAagatcagagagaaacactgTATGGTTAAGCACTTAAatcaactgtaaataaagaaaagccttattttaaaacttttagCTGTTTTCCTTTTACAGCTGCAGCATTAATGCAACTTTCTAGAAATACAGGAAATATTCACTGATAAATAATCAATGGGGGAGTgtgttatgtgtttgtgttaactCTCACGTACTAAAACATGTCACTGAACACGTATCAGAGTTGATGCATGTATGAGTCGGTGTGAACCAGGTTCTACTTgcgtgtttttctgtttgtgataCAGCCGTGATGACGAGTGCCACGAGCTCGGCTATTCTTCCCTGGTGTAAACAGTGGAAGTAGCTGCTAGTAAATGGCCATATACGTCCTTTTCTCTACATCACACATGAAGAACCTCTCAACACCACCTTTCCTCCGCCAGCGAGGAAAGGTGGCTCATCGTTACGCAACCTCCTGAGAGTGTTTGTCCCGTGTATTTATAACTGTGGCTCAGCATAAAATAAACTCTGGCGGTTTCACAGACATTACAAAAATATAGCATGATGTAGAAGGGAAAACAATTGACTTAGTTCTTCCtttctttgttcccagtgacaTATTCAACTGGTCCCCAGCCTCATTtagttatgttatattatacacattcaaacagtgGCTGAAGCAGCAGAGCAGTTCTCTACACATTTCTATTGTTCTGTGAAGTTATACTGCATCCTGAAGTCAGACAttcaaaatattatttgtgattTCTCAGGATTGTTGGTCGACTTCATCCAAATCTTGAGGGAAAGTTATTTAACTGATTAAAACTGTTCACTTTGCTGTCTACCTTTCCCGAGCTCGGCGGacgccctctctctccaccaggtCCGAGCTTTCTCTGAGGCCGGCCGTGTCACTCAGGAGGACGGGGAAGCCACCGATGTCCAGAGCCGTCTCCACTATGTCCCTGGTGGTCCCAGCAATAGGGGACACGATGGCAGCAGGTCTCTGGCCTGGATTAAAAAAGGTAAAGGATGAGGTTTAGCTGTTTTATTGGGGTGGTTTGGACTCAACTGAAGATATACAACTTTAAATAAACCGttcaaatatgttaaaattCCATGTTGAAAAAACAAAGGTAATTTCCTTAAACAGAAgtaaataatgtatttgtgaCCTTTGTCTTCTACAGGCCAGGCGCTCAATCGCTCTGTCGTGGAAGAATGTTCGTTGCCCCTCTCTAggccactggttaaaaaacttaACGTCGAGCTTGGCTCTTGAGAAGTTAACATATATAGTTGggaagaaagcttctcaattttactgtatctgggagatgtttttggtACTTTGTTAAaaatggtgacattgaagaggcattggaaatgtgaagtgagtaatctgttgtgaggaatgtgtgctgtactctgctccatgtttgtgactgtattttattttgcttatatatatatatatatttaattttgttttaatttagttcaaACTAAAtaagtattttcattgtaattttttgtccttgaattgatgttttaatcaaaccatttttgtgatatttgtattatgtacTGACATTTTAcactgccatatgttcaggttggggaaggttcatgtatgtatgtaaatgtataaaactgtataaaaccgataaatatatgtttaaaaaacataaaaaaataatgtatttgttCAAGACTGTTTCCAGCCATGGAatcattttgcacattttatgCTCTAGTGAGTATTTCGGAGGACAGTAAAAGTCACGGCAGTCTCCGTATATAACCATCATCTATCATGGAATTTAAAAGGGTTCTCATAAAACAGTTGTTtctgtgtaaattgtaaattgtaaattttcttcattttgtcGTATTAAATTGATGATCATTAATGAAGAAGAAATTATTTTTCCTGTGATAACAGAACATTAACTCTTCTActactttttttaaactgaagcTCTGTGCTGTCCAAACACAACAGGGGATATCTTCCGTCATCCTTTCCGTTTTTCTTTATTCAGGACCTTCACGGGTCCAAGACGCCAATGAATCCCACATCCACCGACGCTGACAGCTCATTATTACTTGTCTGTGCCGTCTGGCCCCAGGGAAGAATAATCAGCACAGGAAAGGATAACGGCATTTTATCTTGAATTTGATAAATAACCCTATTATTCTGATAGGAAGCTGTGAGGAGCCCCGGCCAAGCCTCCACTCTGGATAGTTTATATAATGTGCTTCCTAATGATTTCAGGATACAATATCATAGACAAACATAACCTCACACCATAAATAAACAGGGGTTTCATTAGGTCGACACCAAATGACTATAGTGATTTAGAATCCAAACCCTAACATTAACGTTACAACAATAAACAAAGGAAATATTCAGCATtcgcttttttatttatatgcatGTGATACATCTCAACTAGAACATGGTGAGAAGGAAATTGGTAATTATTTTACTCCCAAAAAATTCGCAGCTTTTGGCCTCTATTGTCTCTATTGTCAAGGTCAGACTGATGCTTGTTTCTAGATGTAActcctatgtgtgtgtgtgtgtgtgtgtgtgtgtgtgtgtgtgtgtgtgtgtgtgtgtgtgtgtgttcactggtttgtgtgtgtgttcactggttCCCTTACAGAGTGTGTTGAGGAGGCTACTTTTCCCCGCGTTAGTAGCTCCGGCGATGACCACCTGAACTCCGCTGCGAAGCCGCTCGCCCTTCCTCTCGTCCTTTAGGTGTCGCTCCATCTCTGCTCGTAAATAGCTCACCGATGTGTCCACTGCGGGGGGgcgagacggagacagaggcgGGAACAGGACATGACGACGGCTTCACGTTCAACTTGACGTTTGTGGCCTTGAAAAAGGAATTTCTGTCCTTTGAAGGAAAAGCTTGTCGTCCTGCGTGTGACACCCTTCGTCTAGACGATAAATGGGTCACGGACTGAAGCGGAAAAGTGTGTTTGACAATGCACTGCGTCAACAATAAGTCATTTTTCTTAAAGAGAATGAATTATACTTCCTAAAGATTTAGACTTGAGATAAAACTTCAGATGTGAAGGAAATCATGTGAAATGCAGTATCTTTGTAGGAGGATATAGAATCTTTTATGCCAGTTTTTCTATTTACGGATCATAGTCTATTATTATTTGCTCTGGGGGATGAGCCAACATTTCGTGCTACCGCAACAAACACTAGTTCCCAGGGTTTATTGTGTCGCAACTTCACAGCTTGTGAGGCTGTGTGAAGAGCTGCGCCAGTGCCAGACAGTAGGCGACAGTCTCAGGGGGGACATCCCTCttatgtgcacatacacacacaaaccaaccacacacaaaccatacacacacacacacacatacataaacacatacacagaaaacCTCACAAACACTGAAAGCATGGGAAACCTGGCCGTACAGACGATGCTGCTGGCAGCGTTATCCCTGTGAGTGGCATGGCAGGTTCCCTTTGAAGGTAAGACAAATGCTTTTACTGTCCCTCTGCTCTACCTTCCACACATCCTAAAGGAAATTGGCCTTCGAGCAGTTGGATGGCTTTAGCTTCTCCCCACTGTGCAGCAACTCACACGATGGCATTTCAAGATCCAAACAGGAAGACAGCCGGGCTCCTCTCGCTTTAAAGAGAAAGCCCTCGGACCCGCATGCCTCCCTCCGAAGCCCCAGGGACGACAGTcctgttatttttctgttaGGACAACGTGCACACATACCTTGGTTTAAGACCCCGTCCTCAATGAGTTCATCCTCACTGAAGTCGATGAAGGCCTCGACATGAGCCAGACACTGTGACACAAGCAGAACAGAGAAGACACATGAGAAGAGGCTGAAATATGTGTCATCACATTTTAACTTTGAAGccacttaaaaaaatatgtttttctatttctaagTTTGTTTGTTGAAAGACAAGCAGGACTGGCAATGAACGGGAAACTCATGTAGAATAAGTCTTGAAAGCTTACAGTTTACGTAGATTTGTTCTAGTGAAGCAGGTGTTACTTAAACACAGGTAACAAATTAATTAACATAAAATATTCATAGTCACAGACTCGTAATTTTGGGTCTCACAATTTTTATTTCTAAGTGTGCACCAACACATTTATTCAGTGTAGGTACCTGCTATCTAAAGATCATCAGTGTATTAACCACAGCACTGATCAGTATCTTGAGTGACACGTCTGGACAGGAACACAACAGTGGTATAGCTGCACAAAAACAGGAAGCGTCAGATTCTTTAATCCTTTCACAGAAGTGGGAAGCCCAAAAAAGCAGCATTGTTTGGGTGTCAGATGAGAGTTTGACCCACAGCATTAAACAGATGGTATACTTCCTATGAATTGGATTTCCagaaatctgaaaacaaaataaaaggcgTGGTTCAGATTGCTTCTTGGAACTGTCTTAAAAAAACTGCTGAAAAGCCACTCAGCAGAGTTTCTCAGGGGAGAAGACCTGGACCACTGTTTCTGATCCGGTGCCAAAGTGTTGCAAGACTCCTGGTTCCAAAGATTCTCACAGTCGAGGAGGGTTTGGCTGGAATCCACTGAGTTGAGATGCTCATGTGCGGTCAGTGACCTGCTGCTCTTAGATGACTCAATACAAAGTAAAGGAACCCTCACCCTCTTTCAGGAGTTGTAAACAAGAAACACCCAACATCACTGAAGCCATCATATCAGGGTAAAGAGCAGCCTGGAGCTTCGCTGGAAGTCTTATTAATGAATGTGATGTATTGCAAATAAGTTGTCTAACAGTTTATATGCAGAAAGCTCTCAACAACAAAATATCGCAGGGGCTTTGACTCAAGTACCAAGTGGTGCAAGACAACCATGCATCTGAGTCTGTTCACTAAACCAACGCCTCCACTTAATACATTGACGTCAACAGTGACCCAACTctatacacagtatatatacagGATACTGTGtagataagaaaaacaatactGCTGCACAGAACACATTAATATGTTGATTTACTGCCTGctctctgtgtgagagtgtgtgtgtgtgagaataattcatggatcttgatgataacAAAATGTAGAGGAAGCatttttaggggactgatagTTATGAGTGGGtgagtgaatgtaaatgtgttttcataaagggattgttgggccttggcggaggtatgaaCTCTACTGAGTAACATTCTAGGTCCAAAAGGCATTTGTCAAGGTATCTCTACCTCCTATGGGACTGTAGACCTAAAATTTTtttggataaaaaaaatgattcataaAGATCTGGTAGGATAATCCCACTTCTGaatgacatcatgatgacatcattatgaAATTCCATTAATTAAAAAGTTGGGTTTGCCTGTTTGGAGTTCATACGGGGCACGCAGGGCACATTACCCCTCTGAGGCTTTCCTTCCATCTTTAATTCATCCAAAACAATGCACAGCCAGATGCCCAGAgatggaaaaaacataaaaaagtcACTTGAGAGAAGGTGGAACAGCAGCGAGTTGGATTGCAGGCGATGCTTTTTTAAAACCTCTTGTTCTTTGAAAGTCAAAAATAGAGCTGAGACACTGGATGCTTACTAGTGGCTTTCCTGAGGAAAGTCCAAATTAACCCCTCGACAGGGTCGCCCAGCAGCTCAGAGGCCAGGACAGTAAATAACTACACAGAACAGACGTCTCTGACATCATCATATGGCAACTTTCATAAATTAAGTAAACCTGTTCCTTCAGTCATAGAAGGAATCAAacactattatttatttatttattttaatttatataaaaacaggttTACTGGAAGGGAACAAACAGTAGAGTTGTGGAAAAACTTTACTggaagtggaaaaaaaatgtctacACTTATATGATCAGTTATATTTTACTGTTAAAACTTCTGTACTAAGTTACAACTTAGTAATAATGGTAGCAGTAGTAATAGTATTCcatttaataatacattttaaaaaatcccAACTTCTTTCAATTGAATAGACTAAAGTATTTGACatgaatatattataaaatattctCAATTAATGAGGTAGTCCCATCAGTATGTTACCTGTGTCCTCTTAACTCCAGGCTGGGTTTCCTTTTGTTGAGtaaaagttttttcttttctttcttttattgtatttttccctttgacttttgcttttgttttgtttgtttactgtatTTTTCCAGGGCAGGAGGGAAAGTCAGATAAGTATCTACACGTGCATACACATCAGTATTTTGATTCTCAGTATTGAACAGAAAAAAGCCGCGCTTCACGTGTGAGTCACATGAAAACAGGAAGCCTCAGAGCCCTGTTAATTAATCCATCAACagtgtggagcagctgcagagttacataaaaaaaacccagaaaGCATTGTTAGGGTGTGAAAATACTGAGGCCTGACCTACAGTC is part of the Limanda limanda chromosome 9, fLimLim1.1, whole genome shotgun sequence genome and encodes:
- the gtpbp3 gene encoding tRNA modification GTPase GTPBP3, mitochondrial isoform X2, translating into MFPRVGRGMWRAAVHSLTSRRTPAFRLLTTQDCTPLSALADAETIFSLSSGHGRCGVAVVRVSGPSSATTLQCMAGLTHRLPPPRTAVLRSITDPMSKEVLDRGLVIWFPAPHSFTGEDSVEFHIHGGSAVISAVLQALGSVPGMRPAEAGEFTRRAFQAGKLGLTEVEGLGDLIHAETEAQRRQALRQMSGDLGRLYQDWSHRLKRCLAHVEAFIDFSEDELIEDGVLNQVDTSVSYLRAEMERHLKDERKGERLRSGVQVVIAGATNAGKSSLLNTLCQRPAAIVSPIAGTTRDIVETALDIGGFPVLLSDTAGLRESSDLVEREGVRRARERVEQADLTLVVVDCAHVPADAQQAAAFLQEHLRSVLPAQEPTDTAFPADRCLLVVNKTDLLPEGERQKLDMELRRVPGLPPVCLISCHTDEGLQDFLTLLHSSVKTLCGDPLSGGPTLTQARHRAHLQQCVAALAQYRMYRDADLALAAEGVRLALTSLGRITGRVGAEEILDIIFKDFCIGK
- the gtpbp3 gene encoding tRNA modification GTPase GTPBP3, mitochondrial isoform X1, with amino-acid sequence MFPRVGRGMWRAAVHSLTSSRRTPAFRLLTTQDCTPLSALADAETIFSLSSGHGRCGVAVVRVSGPSSATTLQCMAGLTHRLPPPRTAVLRSITDPMSKEVLDRGLVIWFPAPHSFTGEDSVEFHIHGGSAVISAVLQALGSVPGMRPAEAGEFTRRAFQAGKLGLTEVEGLGDLIHAETEAQRRQALRQMSGDLGRLYQDWSHRLKRCLAHVEAFIDFSEDELIEDGVLNQVDTSVSYLRAEMERHLKDERKGERLRSGVQVVIAGATNAGKSSLLNTLCQRPAAIVSPIAGTTRDIVETALDIGGFPVLLSDTAGLRESSDLVEREGVRRARERVEQADLTLVVVDCAHVPADAQQAAAFLQEHLRSVLPAQEPTDTAFPADRCLLVVNKTDLLPEGERQKLDMELRRVPGLPPVCLISCHTDEGLQDFLTLLHSSVKTLCGDPLSGGPTLTQARHRAHLQQCVAALAQYRMYRDADLALAAEGVRLALTSLGRITGRVGAEEILDIIFKDFCIGK